The nucleotide sequence TAGCTAAGCAGTTTAGGAAAAGCAGATTTCCAGAATGGAACGATCATTTGGCAATAAAAATATTTGAAGAATCTAAAACCGGATTGATGAAATAAAATGACAATGGTCATTGCTTCAGACAAGCTTAAAGCTGACTTTTTCAACCTGGTTTTTTGATTAGAAATTAAAGCTTTCTCTAAAGATTCATTAAATTTTTTGCAGAAATCATCCAAAATACAAAATAATTCGGTAATATGATCCATTGAGAAGCCTTGTTTTATAACATTTTGTCTTGAGAACCAATATGTTACAAAAACAGGGCTTTTTTTCTACTCTTTTTTTATATCGAACTCAGGTTAATTTTAATGTTTCGGCTTACGGCGGTATGCCATCACATCATGTAAGGTTTGTTCGATCAGCTCAAAATGCGATGGATCTTCTGATTTAGCAGCCTCACGTAGCAGCATCGACGTTGGATGCAACAGTTTTTGAGTTAAACGATAGGCAAATTCAGCCATCACTGTTTCCGCTTGTTCACCTTTGGCTATACGCTGCATCGCCAATGCTAATTCTTCTTCACGCAGCTGCTCGCCAAAATCACGGTAAGCATAAATGGTTTCACCGGCCATATTCACTTTTTGCTGAGTGATCAGTTCAGTAGCCAACTGATTGACCATCAGCTCGGCTTCAACTGCGGCCTGACGACGCTGCGCCAAGTTTTCATCAATCACACTTTGCAAGTCATCTACACCATACAGATAGACACCATCCAGTTTTTCAACTTTAGGGTCGATATCGCGTGGGACGGCCAGATCAACCAGCAATATTTGTTGATAACGGCGTTTCTTTAAAGCCGTTTTGACATCTGCAAAACTAATGACTTGATGCAAACTACCAGTACAGCTAGAAATCACATCGGCACGGTATAAATTGTCTGCCAACTGGTTGAAGTCAATAATTTCTACTTCAACACGATGCGCAATTTCCTGCGCCAGCGTTTCGGCACGGGCACGGGTACGGTTACAGATCAGAATCTTGCCCACACCCATTTCTGCCAGATGTTTGGCGACCAGACTATTCATTTCTCCGGCTGCCACCACCATCACCGTCAGTTTTTCCGGCTTGGAGAAAACCTGTAAAGCCAGTTGAGCAACGGCATAACCCATCGATACCGCATGACTACCCACTGCAGTTTCCGAACGCACACGTTTAGCGGCATAAAACGCATATTCAAAAATACGGTTTAAATTCGGTGAAACAGTATGAGCTTCTTTGGCTAGGGAAAGCGCTGTTTTGACCTGACCTAAAATCTGCGGTTCACCGAGCATGAGTGAATCCAGGCCACTTGCGACACGCATCAAGTGCGTCACTGCCTGCGCGTTCTCATAGCGATAGACATGATTTTGCAACTGCCTCACATCAATGCCATTTTTCTGGGCAAGCCAGTTCAGCACGAGGTCTACATTGTCAGAGATCGCGTAGATTTCAGTACGGTTACATGTAGACACCACCACCATGTCATTCAGTTCGGGGTGCTGGCTTTGCTCGGCCAATAAAGCGCTTAACTTTTCAGGGTTAAAGGCAACTTTTTCGCGTAGCTCTACAGAGGCAGTTTGATGGTTGACACCCAATGCAAAGAAAGACATATCAGGTCATCATTTCACTAAATTTATGCTATTGTGCAACATCGGTGTCATAAAAAGCATTACTTGGATCAAGAAAAAATTGCGATATATCAATAGCCGTAGTCACGGCCATACAATTAAGCAATATTCTACCACATTCTTACTTGTGGGTAGCATGGCTTCCACTGCCCAGCTTCAGGCAGCAGGAACAGTTTACCATGCCAACCCGAATTATGAAGCAATTAAACAGAGCATGATTGCCGAATTTGCTTTAGCTTCCAATGACATCCCGACTGCGCTGCATAACTATACCGTGCTGGCGATCAAGAGCAATTCCACCACCGTGAAACAGCGTGCCCTGAACGTGGCACTCGAGCATAATGATCTGCGCGCGGCACTGGATATTTCCACACATTGGGTAGTACAGGAACCGGAAGATGTGCCAGCCATGTTTTATCTGGCGCATATTGCCCTGAAAGCCCATGAATATGAGTTAGCTGCAGAGACTTTAGATAAGATTCTCAGAATTGATGATACCGCAGATCTGGAAGAAATCCTGGCTGGGATCGCGCCAGAAGATCCTGAAGACCGTAACTATCTGATTCAGGCACTCAGCACCAGCAAGGCCAAAGATAACCCGTCCATTTTGGTGTTGGTCGCCGGTCTGGAAGCGCAGAATGGTCAGTTTGAACAGGCATTAGGAACCATCAACCGTGCACTTAAGAAGCGCCCGAAATCGACCGGTTATATCCTGCTTAAAGCGAATCTATTGCAGGCACTAAACGATGAAGAACAAACCCTGAAATGGTATGAAAAAGCCAGCCGCAAGAACCGTAATAACATCGAAGTGCGTCTGGCAGAAGTCAAATACCTGATCAAGTTGAACGAGGCACAACAGGCACTAAAGAAGCTGGAAGCCATTTTAAAGAAGTGGCCGACACATGAAGAAGCGCTGTTTATTGCCGGCCTGACCAGTATCGACCTGGAACAATACGAAAAAGCGGAAAAACATTTGGTCGAGCTGCGTTATTCCGATCAATACCAGAATGAGGCCTATTACTATCTGGCGATTAACGCCGAACGTAAGCAGCATTATGAAACTGCCAAGGCCTATTACCGTCTGGTAGATGGCAGCCTGTATACCGTTTCACGCCGCAACATGATCAGCATTTTTGCCAAGCAGGATAAGCTGCCAGATGCCCTGCGCTTCCTGACCCAGGAACGGGTCAACTACCCCCAGCATGCCAGCTTCCTGTATCTGGCCCAGGCCGATATCTTGAAGAAGATGAACAACAAAAAAGCGGCGCTACGTTTGCTGGAAGAAGCCAGTAGCAACCTGCCGGATGATCCTGAACTGGTCTATGCCCAGGTATTGCTGCTGGATCCGCATCAGGATCGTGAACTGCTGGATAAACTGCTGAGGCGTTTACTGGACATTGAACCGAATAACCCGGCCTATCTGAATGCTTATGCCTATACCCTGGCGATGCAGAACCGTCGTCTGGAAGAAGCGCGTCGCTATGTCGAACTGGCCCTAGAGAATGCGCCTGAACAAGCTTCAATTCTGGATACTTTCGGTTATATCTGTTACCAGCAAAATGACTTTGCCACTGCAGTCACGGCCTGGGCCAAGGCCTACACTCTGAACCCAAGTGCCAAGCTGGGTGCTCGTCTGGCACGTTCGCTGTACATGAACGGTGATACTGAACAATTCCAACAGATCTTTAATGAATTACAACAAAAATACCCGAATGATCCTGAATTAAAACAGCTTCATTCGTTATTGTTATCCCCACCGATGAAAACGAGTTAATTTACAATGATGCTTAAGCTTCGCCAGCTGGCTTGCTGCGCCTTTGCAACAGGCACCCTGATTCTGACCGGCTGTCAGCAAATTACCAAGCCACAACCACCTGCAACGTCTGGAGTGCCAACAGCTGAAAATGAATTCCAGCTACAGGGCAAGATTGGAGTGCGTACTCCACAGCAAAGTGGCAGCGCGTTCTTTACCTGGGCACAGCAACAGGAACAGTTTGATATCGAACTGACCGGTATTCTTGGGGTTGGTAAAACCCAGATTTCAGGACAACCTGGGCAAGTGACGCTAAACAGTGCCAAAACAGGTCTAATTAAAGCTGCAACTCCAGAGGAATTACTGCAACGAGCCACCGGCTGGCAGGCGCCTATTACTCACCTGGTAGACTGGGTACAAGGCCGTCCGGCGACCATGAAAGCCCAGTTGCAAAAAGATGCCTCGCAACGCATCAGTCAGATTATTGAGGATGGTTGGACAGTGGATCTAAGCTATGCCGAGCAGTCCCGTCTGCCAAACCGTTTGATTTTAAAGCAGCCACTTGAGAGCGGCGGTGAAAACCGTATTACAATGGTCATTCAAAATCGTTAATGCATTTGACTGAAGTTCATCCATGATTCATGTTCCCTCGCCTTCCAAACTGAATTTGTTCCTCCACATTACTGGTCGCCGACCCAATGGCTATCATGAGCTGCAAAGTATTTTCCAGCTGATTGACCTGTGTGACTGGCTGGAGTTTGAGCAAACTAATGATGAACAGATTCAGATCGAAGGTCTGGCATCGGTGGATCTGGAACAGAATCTGATTTATCGCGCTGCACAAATGCTCAAGCCTTATGCAAAGACAGTTACCGGGTTAAAAATCCGTCTGGAAAAGCATATTCCGATGGGTGCCGGACTCGGTGGCGGTTCTTCCAATGCAGCAACGACCTTGATTGTGGTGAATCAGCTCTGGGACTGCGGGCTAGACACTGAACAACTGGCTGAGCTGGGCGTGAAGCTCGGTGCAGACGTGCCGATTTTCGTGCATGGCCGCAATGCCTGGGCCGAAGGTGTCGGTGAACACTTAACATTCATTGACTTAGATCAAAAACAGTTCATCGTACTGAAACCTGACTGTTTTATCAGCACTCAACTGCTTTTTTCACAAAAATCGTTGACAAGAGACACGAAGCCCTCTAAATTTTGCGCCTATCAGATATCACCATCTGATTTCGGAAATAACTTTGAGCCACTGGCAAGAAGCTTATATCCTGAAGTCGATGAAGCAATGCAGTATCTCGACCAGTTCGGTATTGCAAAGCTTACAGGTACAGGTGCCTGCGTGTTTATCGAAGTGACTAGTGATATGAATGTAAACGACATTCTGCAACATGCACCATGTAAAGCTTACCTGGTCAACAGTCTGCAAGAATCGCCATTACGTCATTTCAAGGTTTCTTAGGGGTATCGCCAAGTGGTAAGGCAGCGGGTTTTGATCCCGCCATCCGTTGGTTCGAATCCAGCTACCCCTGCCATTTTTCACCTGTAGATGTACTGTATTAGGGGTATCGCCAAGTGGTAAGGCAGCGGGTTTTGATCCCGCCATCCGTTGGTTCGAATCCAGCTACCCCTGCCATCTTACAGTTGCATCGAATTCCAGGGGTATCGCCAAGTGGTAAGGCAGCGGGTTTTGATCCCGCCATCCGTTGGTTCGAATCCAGCTACCCCTGCCATTTTCTCGAAAAAGACAGAATATGCTTTTGCAGTAAGAGTGTTAATTTACCTTGACACAATACCGCAAAAATATTAAAGTTCTGCCGCATTAGGGGTATCGCCAAGTGGTAAGGCAGCGGGTTTTGATCCCGCCATCCGTTGGTTCGAATCCAGCTACCCCTGCCATCTATTCCCATATATTCTAACCGCCAAGGGTGCTTCATGCCCAATCTTGTCGTTTTTAGTGGAACCGCGCATCCACAATTCGCCCAAAAAGTCGTAAGCCATTTACACATTCCTCTAGGTGCTGCTTCTGTTTCAACCTTTTCTGATGGTGAAATCGCTGTAGAAATTACTGAGAATGTACGTGGTAAAGACGTATTTATCGTACAGCCTACTTGTGCCCCAACCAACAATAACCTGATGGAAATTCTGGTTATGGCTGATGCATTGCGTCGTGCAAGTGCTGGTCGTATTACTGCCGTAATCCCTTACTTCGGTTATGCCCGTCAAGACCGTCGTCCTCGCTCTACTCGTGTACCGATTACCGCAAAAGTAGTGGCAGACATGCTGACT is from Acinetobacter sp. ANC 7912 and encodes:
- the ispE gene encoding 4-(cytidine 5'-diphospho)-2-C-methyl-D-erythritol kinase, whose amino-acid sequence is MIHVPSPSKLNLFLHITGRRPNGYHELQSIFQLIDLCDWLEFEQTNDEQIQIEGLASVDLEQNLIYRAAQMLKPYAKTVTGLKIRLEKHIPMGAGLGGGSSNAATTLIVVNQLWDCGLDTEQLAELGVKLGADVPIFVHGRNAWAEGVGEHLTFIDLDQKQFIVLKPDCFISTQLLFSQKSLTRDTKPSKFCAYQISPSDFGNNFEPLARSLYPEVDEAMQYLDQFGIAKLTGTGACVFIEVTSDMNVNDILQHAPCKAYLVNSLQESPLRHFKVS
- the lolB gene encoding lipoprotein insertase outer membrane protein LolB → MLKLRQLACCAFATGTLILTGCQQITKPQPPATSGVPTAENEFQLQGKIGVRTPQQSGSAFFTWAQQQEQFDIELTGILGVGKTQISGQPGQVTLNSAKTGLIKAATPEELLQRATGWQAPITHLVDWVQGRPATMKAQLQKDASQRISQIIEDGWTVDLSYAEQSRLPNRLILKQPLESGGENRITMVIQNR
- the hemA gene encoding glutamyl-tRNA reductase, with product MSFFALGVNHQTASVELREKVAFNPEKLSALLAEQSQHPELNDMVVVSTCNRTEIYAISDNVDLVLNWLAQKNGIDVRQLQNHVYRYENAQAVTHLMRVASGLDSLMLGEPQILGQVKTALSLAKEAHTVSPNLNRIFEYAFYAAKRVRSETAVGSHAVSMGYAVAQLALQVFSKPEKLTVMVVAAGEMNSLVAKHLAEMGVGKILICNRTRARAETLAQEIAHRVEVEIIDFNQLADNLYRADVISSCTGSLHQVISFADVKTALKKRRYQQILLVDLAVPRDIDPKVEKLDGVYLYGVDDLQSVIDENLAQRRQAAVEAELMVNQLATELITQQKVNMAGETIYAYRDFGEQLREEELALAMQRIAKGEQAETVMAEFAYRLTQKLLHPTSMLLREAAKSEDPSHFELIEQTLHDVMAYRRKPKH
- a CDS encoding tetratricopeptide repeat protein; protein product: MRYINSRSHGHTIKQYSTTFLLVGSMASTAQLQAAGTVYHANPNYEAIKQSMIAEFALASNDIPTALHNYTVLAIKSNSTTVKQRALNVALEHNDLRAALDISTHWVVQEPEDVPAMFYLAHIALKAHEYELAAETLDKILRIDDTADLEEILAGIAPEDPEDRNYLIQALSTSKAKDNPSILVLVAGLEAQNGQFEQALGTINRALKKRPKSTGYILLKANLLQALNDEEQTLKWYEKASRKNRNNIEVRLAEVKYLIKLNEAQQALKKLEAILKKWPTHEEALFIAGLTSIDLEQYEKAEKHLVELRYSDQYQNEAYYYLAINAERKQHYETAKAYYRLVDGSLYTVSRRNMISIFAKQDKLPDALRFLTQERVNYPQHASFLYLAQADILKKMNNKKAALRLLEEASSNLPDDPELVYAQVLLLDPHQDRELLDKLLRRLLDIEPNNPAYLNAYAYTLAMQNRRLEEARRYVELALENAPEQASILDTFGYICYQQNDFATAVTAWAKAYTLNPSAKLGARLARSLYMNGDTEQFQQIFNELQQKYPNDPELKQLHSLLLSPPMKTS